GCCCCCTCCGCCCCGTCCCGGTTGACAACGTCGCCCGGGGTTTTGTGCTCTACATGGGTATCGATGAGGAGACAGCAGCGGCTGCCGGCACCTCCATTGCCAAGCTGGCCCAGGAAATCCGGGCCTACGCCCAGTCGCTGGTATCCGGTGCCGAAAGCTACGCCGCCGTCGCCGTCGCACCGGCCAGCGCGCCGGGCTCCGCCCTCGACGTCGTCCGTTCCACCTTCGGCGACCCCACAGTGGGCTCCCGCCAGCGGTCCGAGAGCGCCCGCCTGCAGCAGCCGCAGGATCCGCGCCCGTCCGGTGTGCTGATCGACCTTGCCCGCCGTGAAGTGGCACTCGACGGCGAATCCCTGAACCTTACGTTCAAGGAGTTCGAGCTGCTCAACTACCTCGTTGAGAACGGCACCCGTACCGTAGGCCGTGATGAATTGCTGGAGGGCCTGTGGCGCAATGCCGAAGAAGTGCCCAACGAGCGGACCATCGACGTCCACATCCGCCGCCTGCGCTCCAAGCTCGGCCGCCTCGCCAACACGGTGCGGACGGTCCGCGGCCAGGGTTACCGGTTCTATGAGCACCCGGAAGTTGTGGTCTGGGCCGCACCGGAGTACTCGATCTAGCGTTGGGCCCACACGCCCCACGCGAAAGCGTCCGTCCTTTGAACCGGGGCGGGCGCTTTTGCGTTTCCGGATTGAGCGGACCGGGTGATACCCCGCACTAGGATTGATCCATGAGCGCGCATCACATCAAACGGCTGGTGATCATGCGCCATGCCAAGGCGGATTGGCCCGGCGGCGTAGCGGACCATGACCGGCCGCTGGAAGAGCGCGGTCACCGTGATGCTCCGCAGGCCGGTAAGTGGCTGCTGAAACATGGTGTGGTCCCGGACTTTATTCTTTGCTCCAGCGCCCTGCGCACGCGGCAGACCTGCACTTGGGTTTGCAGCGAATTAGGCGACAAGGCACCGACGCCGAAACTTGAGCACGGACTTTACGCCGCCTCGGCGTCGCGGATGCTGACAGTCATCAACCACGTCCCGGATACCGTTACCACCCTGATGGTGATCTCGCACATGCCCGGAGTGCAGGACCTCGCGATGCACCTCGCGTCCCGGGACTCGAGCCACGATGCCTACATGGATGCCGCCACGCGATACCCCACCAGTGCGCTGACCGTTATGGAGACGGAGAAGTCCTGGGCCGAACTGGACGGCCAGGACGCGAGGCTCACGCACTTTAAGGTTCCCAGGGCTACATAATCCCCGGCCGACGTCGTCTCAGCGGTCCGGCAGCCTGGAAACAGGCCCGAACTGCCGGCCGGATCGATGCCGGCGCAGCCCATCAGCGGTGTGTCCTTCAGCTCGACGGGTTCCTCTGCGCCTGCGTCCCTGCTAGTGTCTGCCTCATCCACTCTGAAGGAGTTCCTGATGGCACG
This genomic window from Arthrobacter sp. EM1 contains:
- a CDS encoding winged helix-turn-helix domain-containing protein, producing the protein MSVASGYVHISVRNAGKAGQTSGIRQGFGDRASFAPAGSGNSFPTPGFAPQGYNPNSYGQLRAVPPAPATAPTPVIAPAGGSPLRPVPVDNVARGFVLYMGIDEETAAAAGTSIAKLAQEIRAYAQSLVSGAESYAAVAVAPASAPGSALDVVRSTFGDPTVGSRQRSESARLQQPQDPRPSGVLIDLARREVALDGESLNLTFKEFELLNYLVENGTRTVGRDELLEGLWRNAEEVPNERTIDVHIRRLRSKLGRLANTVRTVRGQGYRFYEHPEVVVWAAPEYSI
- a CDS encoding histidine phosphatase family protein, coding for MSAHHIKRLVIMRHAKADWPGGVADHDRPLEERGHRDAPQAGKWLLKHGVVPDFILCSSALRTRQTCTWVCSELGDKAPTPKLEHGLYAASASRMLTVINHVPDTVTTLMVISHMPGVQDLAMHLASRDSSHDAYMDAATRYPTSALTVMETEKSWAELDGQDARLTHFKVPRAT